The genomic window TCGCTCCCGGCCCGGCTGGCGGACGACCTGCGGAAGCTGCCGGGCGTCCGGGCCGTGGCCCCGGAGGTCTGGGGGATCGCGCCCCCCGTCGAGGGCCAGGGGCTGCTCGTCCGCGGCGTGCTCTCGAACAAGGGCATGGCGTCGCTCTTCGACCAGCCGGTGGTCTCCGGTCAGGACATCCCCTCCCATGAGAACCTCCGCAGCGCCGTCTTCCCGAGGGCCCTGAAGGAGAACGGCGAGGGGCGGTTCCTCACCCAGGCCGACCGCGGCACGACCAACGTCGTGATCAGCCGGAAGCTCGCCCGCGACTTCCCCCGCGCCGACGGCAAGCCGCGTCAGCTCGGCGACACGCTCCGGATCGGCGACCGGACGTTCACGATCGTCGGCCTGTATGAGACGGGCTCCATGCTCCTGGACGTGGTCATCGTCATGGACATCGACACCGCGCGTCAGGTGGTCAACGTGGGCAAGGACACCGTCTCGAGCATCTACGTGGAGGGGACCGATACGGGGAACAACGACGCCCTCTCGGAGCGGATCGAGGAGGCGTTCCCGGGCGTGGACGCCCGCGGGATGAACGAGGTCCAGGCCAACTTCGGCAACCTCATGGGGCACGTCGACCGGCTCCTCATGCTGGTCGTCAGCCTCGCGCTCGTGGTCGGCATCGTGGGCATCATCAACACGATGCTGATGAGCACGACCGAGCGGTTCACGGAGTTCGGCGTGCTGCGGACCAACGGCTGGTCGGAGGGGAACATCCTGACGCTGGTGACGCTGGAGAGCGCCTTCCTCGGGCTGCTCTCCGGGCTGGTCGGGTGCGCCCTCGCCCTCGCCGGCACGGGGATCATCAACCGGTTCCTCAGCGGGGGCGTCCACCTGGGGGTCACGCCGGCGATGCTCGCCATGGGGATGGCCCTGTCGGTTGTCATGGGGACGCTCGGAGGCCTCTATCCCGCCTGGCGGGCGGCCCGGCTCGTGCCCATGGAGGCGATCCGGATCGGGTCACACTGAGGTCTGACGATGATCGACGTGGTCGGAGTCTGGAAGTCGTATCGCAGCGGCTCTCGCATGGTGGACGCCCTGCGCGGGGTCGATTGCCACGTCGATCGCGGCCGGTTCGCCTTCATCGTCGGCCCCAGCGGGTCCGGCAAGAGCACCCTGCTCTACATGCTGGGGGCCCTCGACCGCCCGACGTCCGGCAAGATCGTCGTGGACGGCCAGGACCTGACGACGATGTCCGAGTCGTCGCAGAACGCCTACCGCCGCGAGCAGATCGGCTTCATCTTCCAGTCGTTCAACCTGATCAGCAACCTGTCGGCGCTCGAGAACGTGCTGGTCCCGTTCCTGCCCCGGGGCGTGACCCCGGAGCAGCGGGACCGCGCCGCCGACCTGCTGACCCGGACCGGCCTGGGGATGCGGCTGGACCATCGCCCCTACCAGCTCTCCGGCGGCGAGCAGCAGCGGGTCGCCATCGCGCGGGCCCTCGTGAAGGACCCGATCCTCGTCCTCGCCGACGAGCCGACCGGCGAGCTCGACTCCAAGGCCGGCGACGAGATCTACCGGATCCTGCGCTCGATGCAGGAGACGTCGAAGACGACGCTGGTGGTGGTGACCCACGACCGCCGCTTCATCACCCCGGATGACCTCGTCCTGGAG from Aquisphaera giovannonii includes these protein-coding regions:
- a CDS encoding ABC transporter permease — protein: MGRFAWRNLLTRPLRTILALVGLSVPILGVMGLFSVSDAVRNLVGETLSRIEGLMLTRENAFSPVVSSLPARLADDLRKLPGVRAVAPEVWGIAPPVEGQGLLVRGVLSNKGMASLFDQPVVSGQDIPSHENLRSAVFPRALKENGEGRFLTQADRGTTNVVISRKLARDFPRADGKPRQLGDTLRIGDRTFTIVGLYETGSMLLDVVIVMDIDTARQVVNVGKDTVSSIYVEGTDTGNNDALSERIEEAFPGVDARGMNEVQANFGNLMGHVDRLLMLVVSLALVVGIVGIINTMLMSTTERFTEFGVLRTNGWSEGNILTLVTLESAFLGLLSGLVGCALALAGTGIINRFLSGGVHLGVTPAMLAMGMALSVVMGTLGGLYPAWRAARLVPMEAIRIGSH
- a CDS encoding ABC transporter ATP-binding protein, giving the protein MIDVVGVWKSYRSGSRMVDALRGVDCHVDRGRFAFIVGPSGSGKSTLLYMLGALDRPTSGKIVVDGQDLTTMSESSQNAYRREQIGFIFQSFNLISNLSALENVLVPFLPRGVTPEQRDRAADLLTRTGLGMRLDHRPYQLSGGEQQRVAIARALVKDPILVLADEPTGELDSKAGDEIYRILRSMQETSKTTLVVVTHDRRFITPDDLVLEIQDGRLVGQPGPAEGGGDGDAGARGHANGVAAGAEPRVRTPE